One Periplaneta americana isolate PAMFEO1 chromosome 8, P.americana_PAMFEO1_priV1, whole genome shotgun sequence genomic region harbors:
- the Ada2a gene encoding transcriptional adapter 2-alpha, whose translation MLATLVTKQSSKMAAHCVVNMDVEGDLQYSKDWHCMQRSDIKGSTSVCYTCSSLLHEPFIRCADCGKNVNICSSCFSIGAESEPHKNVHQYIVVKNEFPLFNGSTWTANEEVILLDAILECGLGNWSDVSRRLKTRTSQECEKHYVSFYIENSAPELPKFKENVRSVSSLPSFEYRPMETEEPPRYLPGSNSYRALGGYNAARGDFEIEYDNYAETPVSLLDISSFQPGDPYYEVGTALQVAVADMYNTRLRERERRKRVIRDHGLILVRKTLTWLHRYEATITRPVAERLLVFMQLMSGIDFDYIMEGLHHVGELRQYILRLQELRENGVTRFHSCRLYRKLLRAREAYQKEQRLNQTMPMCFLKTVSDPAPSITTANKTIPQNVSSRRPAPPLDIVGLPGYERLSTAERTLCSTVRLVPESYLEFQRILVAECKRNGGLKLAQARTLIKIDVNKTRKLYDFLLKEGFIQQPA comes from the exons ATGTTGGCTACACTTGTCACTAAGCAGTCATCAAAGATGGCCGCTCATTGTGTAGTAAATATGGACGTGGAGGGAGATTTACAATATTCTAAAG ACTGGCATTGCATGCAGAGGTCGGACATTAAAGGATCAACATCGGTGTGTTACACTTGTTCTTCATTACTGCATGAGCCTTTTATACGTTGTGCCGACTGCGGTAAGAATGTGAACATTTGTTCGTCGTGTTTTTCAATTGGAGCAGAGAGTGAACCTCATAAAAATGTTCACCAATATATTGTGGTGAAAAACGAGTTTCCACTATTTAATGGCTCAACATGGACAGCAAATGAGGAAGTAATTTTATTGGATGCTATACTAGAATGTGGATTGGGAAACTGGAGTGATGTTTCCCGACGTTTGAAGACTAGAACATCACAAGAATGTGAGAAACATTATGTatcattttacattgaaaattctGCACCAGAGCtaccaaaatttaaagaaaatgttcgTTCAGTGTCCTCCCTCCCTAGTTTTGAGTATCGTCCTATGGAAACAGAGGAGCCTCCACGTTACTTACCCGGTTCCAATAGCTATAGAGCTCTAGGGGGATACAATGCAGCCAGGGGTGACTTCGAAATTGAGTATGATAACTATGCAGAAACTCCAGTTTCCCTGTTAGATATAAGTTCATTCCAACCGGGCGACCCTTACTATGAGGTTGGAACCGCATTGCAGGTGGCAGTTGCGGACATGTATAACACACGTCTTCGAGAGAGGGAGAGGCGCAAACGTGTGATACGAGATCATGGTCTGATTCTGGTGAGGAAGACATTGACATGGTTACATCGATATGAAGCTACCATAACGAGACCAGTCGCTGAACGACTTTTAGTGTTCATGCAGCTAATGTCGGGTATTGATTTTGACTACATAATGGAGGGGTTACACCATGTAGGGGAATTACGACAGTACATCCTACGGCTTCAGGAGTTGCGAGAAAACGGCGTAACGCGCTTCCACAGTTGTCGGCTATACAGGAAGTTGCTTCGTGCACGGGAGGCTTATCAGAAGGAACAGCGATTAAATCAGACAATGCCCATGTGCTTCTTGAAAACAGTGAGCGATCCAGCACCCAGTATTACCACCGCCAATAAGACAATTCCCCAGAACGTGTCCTCAAGACGACCTGCTCCGCCTTTGGATATTGTAGGGCTTCCTGGCTACGAACGACTGTCTACAGCAGAGAGAACACTTTGTTCCACTGTAAGGCTAGTACCAGAATCATACTTGGAATTCCAGCGCATCCTGGTGGCAGAATGTAAGCGCAATGGAGGTCTCAAACTGGCCCAGGCCCGCACTCTTATAAAGATTGATGTGAATAAGACACGTAAACTTTACGACTTTTTGCTAAAGGAGGGTTTTATCCAGCAACCAGCATGA